One genomic region from Leptospira licerasiae serovar Varillal str. VAR 010 encodes:
- a CDS encoding bifunctional cobalt-precorrin-7 (C(5))-methyltransferase/cobalt-precorrin-6B (C(15))-methyltransferase: MKAVTVIGIGDDGCVGLSSKAMGAVARARILAGGERHLDFFPQFDGERIIIKSDVVRTAEKIAELSAEHTICVLASGDPLFFGIGNLILKKVGKDHVEFIPAPSSVQNAFSKIGVKWDDSSFLSLHGRPIEGFITKLQSISKIACLTDEVNSPSKIAKHLLDYSEIDWKAFVCENLGGKNEKVREFELETLANTPDISDLNVLILLRKDQNWKPSPLLPFLGEDEYAKRLPKKGLITKKEVRILSLSSLEIRPNSVVWDIGAGSGAVSIEAARIAKEGKVYAIEVDPEGIEICRQNIFSHKTDNVFLIHGKAPQALIDLPLPNCVFIGGSKGNMKEIIELSWEKLRSDGCLVANAITLDNVSEAYKTFRELGLTPEVSLINISRGQKLADYLRYEALNPIHIFKIRKS, encoded by the coding sequence TTGAAAGCTGTTACAGTCATAGGGATCGGAGACGACGGTTGTGTCGGACTATCCAGCAAGGCAATGGGTGCGGTTGCAAGGGCAAGGATCCTTGCAGGAGGAGAAAGACATTTGGACTTCTTTCCTCAATTTGATGGAGAAAGGATCATCATTAAAAGTGACGTTGTTCGTACTGCGGAGAAAATCGCAGAACTTTCAGCGGAGCATACGATATGTGTACTTGCTTCCGGAGATCCTTTGTTTTTTGGGATCGGAAATCTGATCTTAAAAAAAGTGGGAAAAGATCATGTAGAATTTATACCTGCTCCAAGTTCCGTTCAAAACGCTTTTTCTAAGATAGGGGTAAAATGGGACGACTCGTCCTTTCTCTCATTGCATGGAAGACCGATCGAAGGATTCATTACAAAATTACAAAGCATATCCAAGATAGCCTGTCTCACCGACGAGGTAAACTCCCCTTCCAAGATAGCAAAGCATCTATTAGATTATTCTGAAATAGATTGGAAGGCGTTCGTTTGTGAAAATCTGGGAGGAAAGAACGAGAAGGTCCGCGAATTCGAACTGGAAACTTTAGCGAATACTCCTGACATTTCCGACCTAAACGTACTTATTCTACTTAGAAAAGATCAAAATTGGAAACCTTCTCCGCTTCTTCCCTTTTTAGGAGAAGACGAATATGCGAAACGTCTTCCCAAGAAAGGACTTATTACAAAAAAAGAAGTCAGAATTCTTTCGCTCTCTTCATTGGAGATCCGACCGAATTCGGTAGTCTGGGACATCGGAGCAGGCTCCGGAGCCGTTTCTATAGAAGCTGCAAGAATTGCCAAAGAGGGAAAAGTTTACGCTATAGAAGTAGATCCGGAAGGAATAGAGATCTGCCGACAAAATATCTTCTCCCATAAAACAGATAATGTTTTCTTAATACACGGAAAAGCTCCTCAGGCGCTAATCGATCTACCATTACCAAACTGTGTATTTATCGGAGGTTCTAAAGGGAATATGAAAGAGATCATAGAACTTTCTTGGGAAAAATTAAGATCCGACGGATGTTTAGTGGCAAATGCAATCACCCTGGACAATGTTTCCGAGGCTTACAAAACATTCAGAGAATTGGGTCTAACTCCGGAAGTAAGTCTGATCAATATATCCAGAGGACAAAAACTCGCCGATTACCTCAGATACGAGGCGTTAAATCCGATCCATATATTTAAAATAAGGAAATCGTAA
- the cobI gene encoding precorrin-2 C(20)-methyltransferase translates to MNVKTKFGKLFGVGVGPGATDLITLRAVHVLNTVPVLAIPKSSESLPSFSWRVCSPIVQENESQEKLFLHFPMTKDPNVLIPAWDKAFKEIGIRLEKGLDVAFITQGDPSVYSSWSYLLDEAPERWPGIEIEIVPAVSSITAIPASLLTPLADGRERFCVLPATYGLEDLEKLIQDFDTIVLTKVGQVVPELINILKKQNILENATYVSYGTTDRQRIVKDIESIKNESCDYFSMVVISIRKRKGVLRGISDDSE, encoded by the coding sequence ATGAATGTTAAAACTAAATTCGGAAAATTATTCGGCGTCGGAGTTGGTCCAGGCGCAACGGATCTAATTACTCTCAGAGCGGTCCATGTTCTGAACACCGTTCCCGTATTAGCTATTCCAAAAAGCAGCGAATCACTTCCTTCATTTTCCTGGAGAGTATGCTCCCCCATTGTGCAGGAAAATGAATCTCAGGAGAAATTGTTCCTACATTTCCCGATGACCAAAGATCCGAATGTCCTAATCCCGGCTTGGGATAAAGCATTCAAAGAAATAGGAATAAGATTAGAAAAAGGTTTAGATGTCGCCTTCATCACGCAAGGAGACCCTTCTGTGTATAGCTCTTGGAGTTATTTATTAGATGAAGCGCCGGAAAGATGGCCGGGCATAGAGATCGAAATTGTTCCGGCGGTCTCTTCCATTACAGCTATTCCCGCGAGTTTGCTTACTCCTCTTGCAGACGGGAGAGAAAGATTCTGCGTTCTTCCGGCAACCTATGGATTGGAAGATCTGGAAAAACTCATCCAAGATTTCGATACGATTGTTCTGACTAAAGTAGGACAAGTCGTTCCCGAATTAATAAATATATTAAAAAAACAAAATATTTTAGAAAATGCAACTTATGTTTCCTATGGAACGACCGACCGCCAAAGGATAGTAAAAGATATTGAGTCGATCAAGAACGAAAGTTGCGATTATTTTTCTATGGTTGTAATTTCCATCCGAAAAAGAAAAGGCGTCTTAAGAGGTATCTCGGATGATTCTGAGTAG
- a CDS encoding cobalt-precorrin 5A hydrolase: MILSRKPYAIYVITKHGLKTGIELLYSIGEAELFVSPKFISEAPEGSKLLNLPMEPTLRETFTEYDCHIFVISVGAVVRMISPLLVSKKTDPAVLCIDDQAKFTVCLLSGHVGRGNFFTQRISDLLGNIPVITTASDVSGTLTVDILGRELGWSLDDHDRNVTKACAAVVNETKVLFVQETGEPNFWPLEKDLPKGVEYSLNLENVVPENYEIILIASDRTDIKTKTPEVYSNSVIYRPKSLILGLGCDKGIPIEVVENGILKVLKEYDLSLESVKGIASVDAKKEEPAFLEISQKYGWEFITFSPEKLDHVEGISEISKAASEYVGTRSVSEAAALLLSGSDRLLVTKQKYKETEGGKNLTVAIARIQFAARPQIYSANLEKV; encoded by the coding sequence ATGATTCTGAGTAGAAAACCCTACGCAATATACGTAATCACCAAACACGGTCTTAAAACGGGGATAGAGTTACTTTATTCTATAGGTGAAGCAGAGCTATTCGTTTCTCCTAAATTCATTTCGGAAGCCCCGGAGGGATCCAAACTATTAAACCTTCCGATGGAACCTACTCTGAGAGAAACTTTTACGGAATACGATTGCCATATTTTTGTGATTAGCGTTGGCGCGGTAGTTAGGATGATTTCTCCACTTTTGGTCAGCAAAAAAACAGATCCAGCAGTTCTCTGCATAGACGACCAAGCAAAATTCACCGTTTGCCTGCTGTCCGGCCATGTAGGAAGAGGTAATTTTTTTACTCAGAGAATTTCAGATCTCTTAGGAAATATTCCGGTCATCACAACTGCATCCGATGTTTCCGGTACTTTGACTGTGGATATTTTAGGAAGAGAACTGGGCTGGAGTTTGGACGATCATGATAGAAACGTAACTAAGGCATGCGCCGCCGTAGTGAACGAGACTAAAGTTTTGTTCGTGCAAGAGACTGGCGAGCCGAACTTTTGGCCTTTGGAAAAAGATCTTCCCAAAGGTGTGGAATATTCTCTCAACTTGGAGAACGTCGTTCCGGAAAATTATGAGATCATATTGATCGCAAGCGATAGGACCGACATCAAAACAAAAACTCCGGAAGTATATTCAAATTCAGTGATATATAGACCTAAGTCCCTAATTTTAGGATTAGGGTGCGACAAAGGGATTCCAATAGAAGTAGTAGAGAATGGGATATTAAAAGTATTAAAAGAATACGATCTTTCTCTTGAAAGCGTAAAAGGGATCGCAAGCGTAGATGCTAAAAAAGAAGAGCCTGCTTTTTTGGAAATTTCCCAAAAATATGGATGGGAATTCATAACCTTCTCTCCCGAAAAATTAGATCATGTCGAAGGAATTTCAGAAATCTCTAAAGCAGCTTCCGAATATGTAGGCACACGCTCCGTAAGCGAGGCGGCTGCACTTCTTCTGTCCGGATCGGATAGATTGCTCGTTACTAAGCAGAAATACAAAGAAACGGAAGGCGGCAAAAATCTCACAGTAGCAATTGCAAGAATACAATTTGCAGCAAGGCCGCAAATTTACTCGGCAAACCTGGAGAAAGTATGA
- the cobJ gene encoding precorrin-3B C(17)-methyltransferase translates to MKGKLNIVGIGPGNDLHITPAALSAIKEADSIIGYTTYINLVKHHLSGKQVTRTGMTEEITRAQTAVESAKSGQTVTLISSGDAGVYGMAGLVFEVLRNTGWKKGDSPEIRMIPGISADSSCGSLVGAPMVHDSARISLSDLLTPWTVIENRIESAAKGDFVINLYNPASGRRQRQIVEAARIIKKYRTGTTPVALVKSAYRRQENIQFSDLDHFLEFEIGMNTTVIIGSSQSFVYEGFFVTPRGYGNKYSLEDGSLKPGQNRAVSLRTENDLASRIPEELPSPNLNITKIQGAFVKTSTTFYEQETEEVHIEDSSVETALKALQFLEIAPRKKEGKIEEFKSEEKIHYLGRIGGAILYKNEEDYYLIGKLKRPTEMETFGFYDLTEQDQKLTKLKIKDRKIVLQNRFDILITFVSKASPQEVYDLFSIYRNSSISERLWNYVLENSRTILSENNTYADARWLGHSPKQVWSSFRDSILKCD, encoded by the coding sequence ATGAAAGGAAAATTGAATATTGTGGGTATAGGTCCGGGAAACGATTTACATATTACTCCCGCCGCATTATCCGCAATAAAAGAAGCGGATTCTATAATAGGATACACAACTTACATCAATTTGGTGAAACATCATTTGAGCGGAAAACAAGTCACTCGCACAGGAATGACTGAAGAGATAACTCGTGCTCAAACTGCTGTGGAATCCGCGAAATCCGGACAAACCGTAACATTGATCTCTTCAGGAGACGCAGGTGTTTACGGAATGGCAGGTCTCGTATTCGAAGTTTTAAGGAATACCGGTTGGAAAAAAGGAGACTCTCCCGAGATTAGAATGATCCCAGGCATTAGCGCAGATAGTTCTTGCGGTTCTCTTGTAGGAGCTCCAATGGTCCACGATTCAGCCAGGATCTCTCTCTCCGATCTTTTAACTCCTTGGACTGTGATCGAGAACCGTATCGAGTCTGCGGCAAAGGGAGACTTTGTGATCAATCTATATAATCCTGCTTCCGGGAGAAGACAAAGGCAAATCGTGGAAGCTGCTCGTATCATCAAAAAATACAGGACCGGAACTACTCCAGTTGCACTCGTCAAGAGCGCATATCGTAGACAGGAGAATATCCAATTTTCCGATTTGGATCATTTTCTGGAATTTGAGATCGGAATGAATACTACAGTTATCATAGGGTCTTCTCAATCGTTTGTTTATGAAGGATTTTTTGTAACCCCAAGAGGATACGGAAACAAATACTCTTTGGAAGACGGCTCTTTAAAGCCGGGGCAAAACAGAGCGGTCTCTCTCAGAACGGAAAACGATCTTGCTAGCAGGATTCCAGAAGAATTACCTTCTCCTAATTTAAATATTACTAAAATACAAGGTGCATTCGTAAAAACGAGCACGACCTTTTACGAACAAGAAACAGAAGAAGTCCATATAGAGGATTCTTCTGTGGAAACCGCTTTAAAGGCGTTACAATTCTTAGAGATTGCTCCTCGAAAAAAGGAAGGAAAGATCGAGGAATTCAAGTCGGAAGAAAAAATCCATTATTTAGGGCGCATAGGCGGAGCTATTCTTTATAAAAATGAAGAAGACTACTATCTGATAGGAAAATTAAAACGACCTACTGAAATGGAAACTTTCGGTTTTTATGATCTGACAGAGCAAGATCAAAAATTGACAAAGCTAAAAATTAAAGACCGTAAAATCGTTTTGCAGAACCGTTTTGATATTTTAATCACATTCGTTTCAAAAGCTTCTCCTCAGGAAGTTTATGACCTATTTTCCATTTATAGAAATTCATCCATTAGCGAAAGACTCTGGAATTATGTTTTAGAAAATAGTCGAACTATTTTGTCCGAAAATAATACGTACGCGGATGCAAGATGGCTCGGGCATTCTCCCAAACAAGTTTGGTCTTCCTTTAGAGACAGTATTTTAAAATGCGATTGA
- the cobM gene encoding precorrin-4 C(11)-methyltransferase — protein sequence MKVYIIGAGPGDPDLITIKGARLVETCPVVIYTGSLVPQRVIERAAPNATVLDSSKMTLEDIISILEEAKSKDQDVARVHTGDPSIFGSTAEQMRKMDELGIPYEIVPGVSSFTAAAAMLGKELTLPEVSQSVVITRAEGRTPMPEKEKLETFASTGATLVFFLSVLHIRKIVEELIPHYGLDCPVSVVQKATWPEQKIVTGTLENISSKVKEQKITATAIIFVGKVLDCDDFADSRLYASDFSHKFRKANKKQIVSEIL from the coding sequence ATGAAAGTATATATCATCGGTGCCGGTCCGGGAGATCCGGATCTAATCACTATCAAAGGAGCAAGACTCGTAGAAACCTGCCCCGTCGTAATTTATACTGGATCTCTTGTACCTCAAAGAGTTATAGAAAGGGCGGCTCCAAATGCAACAGTATTAGATTCTTCTAAAATGACTTTAGAAGATATTATTTCTATCTTAGAGGAAGCCAAGAGTAAGGATCAGGATGTTGCAAGAGTCCACACTGGAGATCCCTCCATTTTCGGATCCACAGCCGAACAAATGAGAAAAATGGATGAACTGGGGATTCCTTATGAGATCGTTCCCGGAGTTTCTTCCTTTACTGCCGCTGCGGCGATGCTAGGAAAGGAACTCACTCTTCCCGAAGTTTCCCAATCGGTAGTGATCACTCGTGCGGAAGGAAGAACTCCAATGCCGGAAAAAGAGAAGTTGGAGACTTTTGCTTCCACCGGGGCTACTTTGGTTTTCTTTTTAAGTGTTTTACATATTCGTAAAATTGTAGAAGAACTTATTCCCCATTATGGTTTGGATTGTCCGGTTTCTGTCGTACAGAAAGCGACCTGGCCTGAACAAAAGATAGTTACAGGGACATTGGAAAATATAAGCTCAAAGGTGAAGGAACAAAAGATCACTGCTACTGCGATCATATTCGTAGGCAAAGTATTGGACTGCGATGATTTTGCAGATTCCAGACTTTATGCCTCAGACTTCTCTCATAAATTCAGAAAAGCGAATAAGAAACAAATTGTTTCGGAAATATTATGA
- the cobO gene encoding cob(I)yrinic acid a,c-diamide adenosyltransferase, which yields MNSSPNKKGLILVFTGPGKGKTTAALGILFRALGREMKCGVVQFLKGKWETGERKFAKTIPDLDFHVMGLGFTWESDDLDRDKKAARSAWEKSCEMILSENYKIIILDEITYAFHYGWLTPEEVSEVLSKKPLDLHIVLTGRNCPSLLTDIADLVTHIDSPKHPFKKGIPAQLGIDY from the coding sequence ATGAACTCTTCACCGAATAAAAAAGGACTCATCTTAGTATTCACAGGCCCCGGAAAGGGAAAAACTACCGCGGCTTTAGGAATTCTATTCAGAGCATTAGGAAGAGAAATGAAATGTGGTGTTGTTCAGTTTCTTAAAGGAAAATGGGAGACTGGAGAGAGAAAATTCGCAAAAACCATCCCGGATCTGGATTTTCATGTAATGGGCCTCGGCTTTACCTGGGAAAGCGATGATCTAGATAGGGACAAAAAAGCGGCGAGATCAGCCTGGGAAAAATCCTGTGAGATGATATTATCAGAAAATTATAAAATCATTATACTCGACGAGATAACTTACGCTTTCCATTACGGTTGGCTTACTCCTGAAGAAGTTTCGGAGGTCCTATCCAAAAAACCATTAGATCTACATATCGTTCTTACTGGCAGAAATTGCCCAAGCCTTTTAACCGATATAGCCGATCTAGTTACACATATAGATTCCCCCAAACATCCTTTCAAAAAAGGAATTCCGGCTCAACTTGGGATAGATTATTAA
- a CDS encoding cobyrinate a,c-diamide synthase, producing MIQEIKIPRILISGSGSGTGKTTVTIALTKALQARGLKVSVFKCGPDYIDPGYHSFVTGKTCQNLDGWLMGKESVISSFISTSKGSDISIIEGVMGLFDGHSPNSEAGSTAEIAKWLQVPTIILIDASGMAATFSAIASGIKNYDPNVPVQGFVANFIGSKSHLSIIETASSPLRVLGGFPKSYEYSFPERHLGLHSAGPDILTDEKLSFWKNLSEEWLKIDNILEIANSAPPILTETSAEIQIKDKNCKIGVAYDEAFHFYYEDNFKKLREEGAELFFFSPIRDTKLPEVDGLYLGGGYPELFADSLSKNRNLLEEIKNFANLQRPIYAECGGLMYLSSEIQNIQGQSFPMVGLIPGKTVMSSKLKSLGYVEVNTQRKTILGEAGTRFRGHQFRYSDLILENEDESLFSYCIRKRKSEQTTREGYTISNVLASYVHAHWASNTEIPKNFLSSCRRSKV from the coding sequence ATGATTCAAGAGATCAAAATACCTAGGATACTGATCTCCGGATCAGGAAGTGGGACAGGAAAGACCACGGTCACAATAGCGCTCACCAAAGCATTACAAGCTCGAGGCTTAAAGGTTTCAGTATTCAAATGTGGACCTGATTATATAGATCCGGGTTATCATTCCTTCGTCACAGGCAAAACCTGTCAAAATTTAGATGGCTGGTTAATGGGAAAAGAATCCGTAATTTCCAGTTTTATAAGCACAAGCAAAGGATCGGACATCTCCATCATCGAGGGAGTGATGGGATTATTCGACGGGCATTCTCCCAATTCTGAAGCAGGCTCCACTGCAGAAATTGCAAAATGGCTACAAGTCCCTACTATCATATTGATAGATGCATCCGGAATGGCGGCCACATTTTCAGCTATCGCCTCCGGTATCAAAAATTATGACCCAAACGTTCCAGTTCAAGGCTTCGTTGCAAATTTTATCGGAAGCAAGAGCCATCTTTCCATTATAGAAACTGCAAGTAGTCCTTTGCGCGTCTTAGGGGGATTTCCTAAATCTTACGAATATTCCTTTCCGGAAAGGCATTTGGGACTTCATTCAGCCGGCCCGGATATTTTGACGGATGAAAAACTTTCCTTCTGGAAAAACCTATCGGAAGAATGGTTGAAGATAGATAATATCTTAGAGATCGCAAACTCAGCACCTCCAATTTTAACGGAAACATCCGCAGAGATCCAAATTAAGGATAAGAATTGTAAGATCGGGGTGGCCTACGATGAAGCATTCCATTTTTATTATGAAGATAATTTTAAAAAATTGAGAGAAGAAGGAGCCGAACTATTTTTCTTCTCGCCTATAAGAGATACTAAACTTCCCGAAGTAGATGGACTGTACTTAGGCGGGGGATATCCGGAGCTATTCGCCGATAGTTTATCGAAAAATCGAAATCTATTGGAAGAGATCAAAAATTTTGCAAATTTACAAAGGCCTATCTACGCGGAATGCGGAGGATTGATGTATCTTTCTTCCGAAATCCAAAACATACAGGGGCAAAGTTTTCCTATGGTAGGCCTTATCCCGGGCAAGACTGTCATGAGCTCTAAACTAAAAAGCTTAGGTTATGTTGAAGTTAATACGCAAAGAAAAACGATCTTAGGAGAGGCAGGTACCCGCTTTAGAGGACATCAATTCAGATATTCAGATCTGATTTTGGAAAATGAAGATGAGTCGTTATTCTCCTATTGTATTAGAAAACGTAAATCAGAACAAACAACCAGAGAAGGTTATACAATCTCCAATGTTTTGGCAAGTTACGTACATGCACATTGGGCTTCGAACACAGAAATCCCGAAAAATTTTCTATCTTCTTGCCGGAGATCTAAAGTTTGA
- a CDS encoding adenosylcobinamide amidohydrolase, translated as MSFFQQDKIQVSERWLELGLSKPHSSLSWAVVGGGYLTTNKAYWLKVSNSELSPEIIPEKFYRDRLVEKGETEEVLGFMTSASLLNYSVSEKSVEGLHVRSIATVGLGNSVRVGNLPKHKNKIGTINLLIQTSEALTFSASIEAIAIASEARTLAVLESEVETQTEKKYATGTGTDCIGIISPLGTNGIDYVGKHTAFGYLIGAASLEATRLGILKWKKSKSLLHVAQNGSLII; from the coding sequence TTGAGCTTTTTTCAGCAGGATAAAATTCAGGTGTCCGAGAGATGGTTGGAACTCGGACTTTCAAAACCTCACTCTTCTTTAAGTTGGGCAGTCGTAGGCGGAGGATACTTAACCACAAACAAAGCGTATTGGCTAAAAGTCTCCAATTCGGAATTAAGTCCGGAGATCATTCCGGAAAAATTTTATAGAGATAGATTAGTAGAAAAAGGAGAAACTGAAGAAGTTTTAGGTTTTATGACAAGCGCTTCTCTCTTAAATTATTCAGTATCGGAAAAAAGTGTGGAAGGACTACACGTAAGATCCATTGCAACAGTAGGTTTAGGAAATTCCGTCAGAGTAGGAAATCTTCCCAAGCATAAGAATAAAATTGGAACGATCAACCTACTCATCCAAACTTCGGAAGCTCTCACCTTCTCCGCAAGTATAGAAGCGATCGCAATAGCTTCCGAGGCAAGGACTCTTGCCGTTTTAGAGTCGGAGGTTGAAACTCAAACTGAGAAAAAATATGCGACCGGTACCGGGACGGATTGTATCGGAATTATCTCTCCCCTCGGAACGAACGGAATAGACTATGTCGGAAAGCATACCGCCTTCGGATATTTGATCGGAGCCGCCTCTCTTGAAGCGACTAGGCTTGGTATACTTAAATGGAAAAAATCAAAAAGTCTCCTGCACGTAGCACAGAATGGTTCCTTAATTATATGA
- a CDS encoding histidine phosphatase family protein, producing the protein MRQPSILSEYRGKYLGRKEVALSKEGFQEILKIKKKVPDKFLKGKVYISPTKQCMETFEALEFQSEIKPEVKEELQELDFGDWQGRSFSELTKIDLESLKKFADFHPSFRFPNGESLNEFQKRAEVFKEHILSSSDRHIFILSHGGILSILLCSFLGLPYSFYLKFKISPSTLVYLDIFQNDQVVLTDLIRISSARRSEWPG; encoded by the coding sequence ATGAGACAACCAAGTATCCTTTCGGAATATCGTGGAAAATATTTGGGAAGAAAAGAAGTAGCACTCTCAAAAGAAGGTTTTCAAGAAATACTAAAAATAAAGAAGAAAGTTCCTGATAAATTCCTAAAAGGAAAAGTATATATAAGTCCTACAAAACAATGTATGGAAACTTTTGAAGCATTAGAATTTCAGAGCGAGATCAAACCGGAAGTTAAAGAAGAATTGCAAGAATTAGACTTTGGAGATTGGCAAGGCAGATCTTTTTCGGAACTTACGAAAATAGACTTAGAAAGTCTGAAAAAATTCGCCGATTTTCACCCTTCTTTCAGATTTCCTAATGGAGAAAGTTTAAATGAATTTCAAAAAAGAGCGGAGGTATTTAAGGAACATATTCTTTCCTCATCAGACCGGCATATTTTTATTTTAAGTCATGGCGGGATTCTCTCGATTCTACTCTGTTCATTTTTAGGACTTCCCTATTCTTTCTATCTAAAATTCAAAATTTCTCCTTCGACTCTAGTTTATTTAGATATATTCCAAAATGATCAGGTAGTTCTTACCGATCTCATTAGAATTTCTTCCGCAAGGAGATCGGAATGGCCGGGATAA
- a CDS encoding bifunctional adenosylcobinamide kinase/adenosylcobinamide-phosphate guanylyltransferase produces MAGIILVTGGCRSGKSGFALKMANVQEGKKFFLATCPHIDSEMDDRIQRHRQDRFGWNTIEEELEISSVFDSMSSGSIAVLDCLSLWINNLMFDANNKNIHLTQDRVKEICSNLGKHILESKAKSVFIVTNEVGMGLVPENKEGRLYRDLLGICNQTFASIANEVYFLVSGIPVPIKTFTDTYI; encoded by the coding sequence ATGGCCGGGATAATTTTAGTTACTGGCGGTTGCAGAAGTGGCAAAAGCGGATTTGCTTTAAAAATGGCAAATGTACAGGAAGGAAAAAAATTCTTTTTAGCCACTTGCCCGCATATAGATTCCGAAATGGATGATAGAATACAAAGACATCGCCAGGATAGATTCGGATGGAATACGATAGAAGAGGAACTCGAAATTTCTTCCGTGTTCGATTCTATGTCATCCGGTTCCATAGCGGTATTAGATTGCCTAAGCCTTTGGATCAATAATTTAATGTTCGATGCAAATAACAAAAATATACATCTTACACAAGATCGGGTCAAAGAAATCTGTTCTAATTTAGGAAAACATATCTTAGAGTCAAAAGCCAAAAGCGTATTCATAGTTACTAACGAAGTTGGAATGGGCCTGGTTCCGGAAAACAAAGAAGGCAGGTTGTATCGAGATCTATTAGGTATCTGCAACCAAACATTCGCATCGATCGCAAACGAAGTTTACTTTTTAGTGAGCGGTATACCGGTTCCCATCAAAACTTTTACGGATACATACATATGA